The following coding sequences are from one Natrarchaeobaculum sulfurireducens window:
- a CDS encoding sugar phosphate isomerase/epimerase family protein, whose amino-acid sequence MDIGVHTPPLYDRSFEDALEFLADRGVSAVEPGVGGYPGDDHLERNRYLDDESAQESLKETLADHDMRISALATHNNPLHPDEDEAETADTELREAIRLTAQLEVGTVTCFSGLPAGGPDDEVPNWITAPWPPEHAEALEYQWERATEYWSNLAAFADEHDVDLAIEMHPNMLVYEPAGLLRLREVTNDRVGANFDPSHLYWQGIDVTDAIRFLGSDGAIHHVHAKDTQIYDEQARIKGVLDTTAYDDELHRSWLFRSVGYGHGEDHWKDVVSTLRMVGYDDVLSIEHEDSLTSSIEGLEKAIDCLQRAVFRETPGEAYWTE is encoded by the coding sequence ATGGATATCGGCGTTCACACCCCACCGTTGTACGATCGATCGTTCGAGGACGCCCTCGAATTTCTCGCAGACCGCGGCGTTAGCGCGGTCGAACCCGGCGTCGGCGGCTATCCCGGCGACGACCACCTCGAGCGCAACCGGTACCTCGACGACGAGTCGGCACAGGAGAGCTTGAAGGAGACGCTCGCAGACCACGACATGCGTATTAGCGCCCTTGCGACGCACAACAATCCGTTACACCCCGACGAGGACGAGGCCGAGACGGCCGACACCGAACTCCGCGAGGCGATCCGACTCACCGCCCAGCTCGAGGTCGGAACCGTCACCTGCTTTTCGGGCTTACCGGCCGGCGGCCCCGACGACGAGGTGCCAAACTGGATCACCGCGCCCTGGCCACCCGAACACGCCGAGGCGCTCGAGTACCAGTGGGAACGGGCCACGGAGTACTGGTCGAATCTCGCCGCGTTCGCCGACGAGCACGACGTCGACCTTGCGATCGAGATGCACCCGAACATGCTGGTGTACGAACCCGCTGGCTTGCTCCGACTTCGCGAGGTGACGAACGATCGCGTCGGGGCCAACTTCGATCCCTCCCACCTCTACTGGCAGGGGATCGACGTCACCGACGCGATCCGGTTTCTCGGCTCCGACGGCGCGATCCACCACGTCCACGCGAAGGACACGCAGATCTACGACGAACAGGCGCGGATCAAAGGCGTCCTCGATACGACCGCTTACGACGACGAACTGCACCGTTCGTGGCTGTTCCGCTCGGTCGGCTACGGCCACGGCGAAGACCACTGGAAAGACGTCGTCTCGACCCTTCGGATGGTCGGCTACGACGACGTCCTCAGCATCGAACACGAGGACTCGCTCACCAGTTCGATCGAGGGCCTCGAGAAAGCGATCGACTGCCTCCAGCGGGCCGTCTTTCGGGAAACTCCCGGCGAGGCCTACTGGACGGAGTAA
- a CDS encoding nitroreductase family protein, producing the protein MKESVSKQPSLHEDAVDHRETEYDVDPLFVTRWSPYAMTGEPLEEEQFLPLFEAARWAPSAYNNQHWRFVYATREDDEWETYVDLLVEGNRVWATEAAVLGVIASKTTFDHNGEPAPTHSFDTGAAWQNLALEGARRGLAVHGMAGFDYERAAEELDVPEEFEIEAMFAVGEHAPPETLSEDLREREQPSGRKPIEEIAHRGTFE; encoded by the coding sequence ATGAAAGAATCCGTATCGAAGCAACCGTCGCTGCACGAAGACGCCGTCGACCACCGCGAAACGGAGTACGACGTCGACCCGCTCTTCGTCACCCGCTGGTCGCCGTACGCGATGACCGGTGAGCCACTCGAGGAAGAACAGTTCCTCCCGCTGTTCGAGGCCGCCCGGTGGGCACCATCGGCGTACAACAACCAGCACTGGCGGTTCGTCTACGCCACCCGCGAGGACGACGAGTGGGAGACGTACGTCGACTTACTCGTCGAGGGGAATCGGGTGTGGGCTACGGAGGCGGCCGTCCTCGGCGTCATCGCGTCGAAGACGACGTTCGATCACAACGGCGAACCTGCACCGACGCACTCGTTCGATACCGGCGCTGCCTGGCAGAATCTCGCGCTCGAGGGCGCCCGCCGCGGACTGGCCGTCCACGGGATGGCCGGCTTCGACTACGAACGGGCGGCCGAGGAACTCGATGTCCCCGAGGAGTTCGAGATCGAAGCGATGTTCGCCGTCGGCGAGCACGCACCCCCGGAGACGCTTAGCGAGGACCTGCGCGAGCGCGAGCAGCCAAGCGGCCGCAAGCCCATCGAAGAGATAGCCCATCGCGGCACGTTCGAGTAA